One genomic region from Vespa crabro chromosome 16, iyVesCrab1.2, whole genome shotgun sequence encodes:
- the LOC124429713 gene encoding guanine nucleotide-releasing factor 2 isoform X2, translated as MPQYDESFLDSPIFRRRVRTYFVQKKSSTKSRSFKNTSVPLLLAVTDLNNDFSDSLSICSTQESNEERSNGKARGGKLARRARSFKEDFLEKLSHMRSPGSGGTGAGGAESVVGGAGRASSPSSPRAPRDKNGVVGIGLGTGGTSSSSSGKDSNNAAGLEKNPLRDLHVHVRQVQLALLHFRDVVSKKKLEMLPGNGTVVLDTVTTIHTVLKSYLLYENSSTLGSATNQVYQALAQLLKLCDDVLLHGDQSSALDTENVTHIIGLVEEAVKNLVSLAHEKISNRQKPVSITINNRASGYGLELAPQRNSLPDIPLTPREREILEQTAANNSLVRSSHSSESILRDSSPPPKPPLPDRTNVCFSEENSSSGTPPPLPPKRRTRTQQLLDESESFLASSLDRVSLRSRSPEDSSSILSASAGSLDSALNHSRDEDEIRAIMGPNDESLNDSMDLSLIATIKSMQVNGTSNCACWDSSESSIPSTMLLGQQTPQEILNPFTGIDGKIERFSTQTHESGFVSMHSQRSSSQSYTTASSTTSKRSSQQSSISYSSQTFSTQQQSLYQQKFTSDSNGSVFMQKTMSSSKSTTDNMNITGSGDAVMLEKLKNEMESITISDANGIPPALPEKRSKRRRERQPSQYDNVPENEHLSTCSLHTSNGDSSDTNKPPPLPLKKKHMFQSVAYSVMAYMEMFGNCSHSNNDFISGLGTRHSVAAYNSMQAEWQQHEMALTTTQSCSFMAHTVTNLHDTTSVSISMTPSITEITNNSSLPPALPPKRSRSIKSNATPSIVSPKPTISMQSIHTSDSILSSTPVKIDEPSSYNDAFLDKKDVVSSTPVKLNITGTALDIALPTSRPASNALSSVSISDNTLELRDIDQDDNILEELDISKYLVFKKSDEEGPDIRGGHPDALLIHATKANKHDFLYQEAFLTTYRTFMQPLELIQKLHKRHQRFSCSPDVTKQRAAREAFSLLVRVVSDLTMSDLDDTLLQTLMEFVQQLVCSGDLTMAKALRVKILEKHAAKQLQYAQPILSSLSVTTKQASLLDFKSEQIAEQMTLLDADLFMKIEIPEVLIWAQEQNEERSPNLTRFTEHFNKMSYWARSRILEHRLENEAKDREKYVVKFIKIMKHLRKINNFNSYLALLSALDSAPIRRLEWQKHITEGLKEYCALIDSSSSFRAYRQALAETQPPCIPYIGLVLQDLTFVHIGNSDLLPDGTINFSKRWQQFNIVENMKRFKKGTYSFKKHDRIITFFNNFSDFLCEEAMWQISESIKPRGGKKVQLQN; from the exons ATGCCACAATATGATGAATCTTTTCTTGATTCGCCAATCTTCAGACGACGTGTACGAACTTATTTCGTACAAAAGAAATCCTCGACGAAATCAAGATCGTTCAAGAATACGTCTGTACCTTTGTTGTTGGCCGTGACCGATCTCAATAACGATTTCTCTGATTCGCTTTCGATCTGCAGTACGCAAG aaAGCAACGAGGAACGTTCAAACGGAAAGGCGCGCGGCGGTAAGCTCGCGCGTCGAGCACGCTCCTTTAAGGAGGACTTTTTGGAGAAGCTTTCACACATGCGTTCTCCGGGTAGCGGTGGTACAGGGGCAGGCGGCGCAGAGAGCGTCGTAGGAGGAGCCGGCCGAGCAAGTTCACCTTCGTCGCCAAGAGCACCGCGTGATAAAAATGGAGTTGTTGGAATTGGACTTGGAACAGGTGGaacatcgtcgtcatcgtcaggaaaggatagtaataatgcaGCTGGTCTTGAAAAAAATCCTTTACGAGACTTGCATGTCCACGTGAGACAAGTACAGCTTGCTCTTCTGCATTTTCGAGATGTTgtctcgaaaaagaaattggaaatGTTGCCAGGTAATGGGACAGTGGTTCTCGACACTGTTACCACCATACACACGGTACTCAAGTCCTATCTTCTCTATGAAAatag TTCCACGCTAGGATCCGCAACCAATCAAGTTTATCAAGCACTCGCTCAGTTATTAAAGCTTTGCGACGATGTCTTGTTACACGGCGATCAATCTTCTGCTTTGGATACCGAAAATGTTACCCATATTATCGGTTTGGTCGAAGAAGCAGTTAAGAATTTGGTTTCCCTTGCTCATGAGAAGATTTCCAATCGACAGAAACCTGTTAGCATTACGATTAACAATCG TGCATCGGGTTATGGATTGGAACTTGCTCCTCAGAGGAACTCGCTGCCGGATATACCTTTAACACCTAGGGAAAGAGAGATCTTAGAACAGACCGCTGCCAACAATAGTCTTGTTCGAAGTTCTCATAGTTCTGAATCTATTTTAAGGGATTCGAGTCCACCACCAAAACCTCCTCTTCCTGATAG AACGAACGTATGCTTCTCCGAAGAAAATAGTTCGTCAGGTACACCACCACCTTTACCACCGAAAAGAAGAACCAGAACTCAACAATTGCTCGACGAGTCTGAGAGTTTCTTAGCATCTAGTCTCGATAGAGTTTCCTTGCGTAGTCGATCACCGGAAgactcttcttctattttaagTGCATCAGCTGGTAGTTTGGATTCTGCTTTAAATCATTCGCGTGACGAGGATGAAATTCGAGCGATCATGGGACCAAACGATGAGTCTCTCAATGATAGTATGGATCTCAGTCTTATAGCTACCATTAAAA GTATGCAAGTTAATGGGACCTCTAATTGTGCTTGTTGGGATAGTTCTGAAAGCAGTATACCAAGTACTATGTTACTAGGACAACAAACACCGCAAGAAATTCTTAATCCGTTCACCG GTATTgatggaaaaatagaaagattttCAACCCAAACACATGAATCCGGTTTTGTGTCGATGCATTCACAAAGAAGTTCTTCTCAAAGTTACACGACTGCTTCTAGTACAACTTCAAAAAGGTCATCGCAACAAAGCAGTATCAGTTATAGTTCCCAAACGTTTAGTACCCAACAACAATCTCTTTATCAACAAAAGTTTACATCTGATAGCAATGGTTCTGTTTTCATGCAAAAAACAATGAGCAGCTCTAAAAGTACCAcggataatatgaatataacgGGAAGTGGCGACGCCGTTAtgttagaaaaattgaaaaat GAAATGGAATCAATTACTATATCCGATGCTAATGGAATACCACCTGCATTACCAGAAAAACGATCTAAACGGAGAAGAGAACGTCAACCGTCGCAATACGACAATGTACCTGAAAATGAACATTTGTCTACTTGCAGTTTGCATACCAGTAACGGCGATAGTTCGGATACCAATAAACCACCACCTCTTCcgctgaaaaaaaaacata TGTTCCAATCAGTGGCATATTCTG TTATGGCATACATGGAGATGTTTGGAAATTGCTCTCACAGCAACAACGACTTCATTTCTGGCCTTGGAACTCGTCATTCTGTAGCAGCTTACAATTCCATGCAAGCAGAATGGCAGCAACATGAAATGGCACTCACTACGACTCAATCTTGTTCTTTTATGGCTCATACGGTAACTAACTTGCATGACACCACAAG cGTTTCTATATCTATGACTCCAAGCATTAcggaaataacaaataattctaGTCTTCCTCCGGCTTTACCACCAAAGAGATCACGATCTATCAAATCAAATGCTACACCTTCGATAGTTTCACCAAAGCCTACGATTAGTATGCAAAGCATACATACATCTGATTCAATTTTATCATCGACTCCTGTCAAAATTGATGAGCCGTCGTCATATAATGATGCTTttcttgataaaaaagatgttgTATCGTCAACTCCAGTAAAATTG aatatcaCCGGTACTGCATTAGACATAGCATTACCAACTTCCAGACCTGCAAGTAATGCTCTATCTTCTGTATCCATTAGCGATAACACTTTGGAATTAAGGGATATAGATCAGGATGATAATATATTGGAAGAATTAGATATCAGTAAATATTTAGTTTTTAAAAAGTCTGATGAAGAAGGACCCGATATACGTGGTGGACATCCTGATGCATTATTAATTCATGCTACCAAAGCAAATAAGCatg ACTTTTTATATCAGGAAGCTTTTCTGACAACATACAGAACATTTATGCAACCGCTTgaattaattcaaaaattaCATAAACGACATCAACGTTTTTCCTGTTCTCCAGATGTTACGAAGCAACGAGCAGCTCGAGAAGCTTTCTCCTTATTAGTTAGAGTAGTCAGTGATTTAAC TATGTCAGATCTTGACGATACCTTATTACAAACTTTAATGGAATTCGTACAGCAATTAGTATGCAGTGGTGATTTAACAATGGCTAAAGCTTTACGAgtgaaaatattagaaaagcaTGCCGCTAAACAATTACAATACGCACAAccaattttatcttctctcagTGTAACGACGAAACAAGCATCACTTTTAGATTTTAAAAGCGAACAAATCGCAGAACAAATGACTTTATTAGATGcagatttatttatgaaaattgaaattccTGAGGTATTAATTTGGGCTCAGGAacaaaatgaagagagaagtCCAAATCTTACAAGATTCACagaacattttaataaaatgtcatATTGGGCTAGATCCAGGATATTAGAGCATAGATTGGAGAACGAAGCtaaggatagagaaaaatatgttgtcaagttcattaaaataatgaaacatcttagaaaaataaataattttaatagttatcTTGCCTTGCTTTCTGCATTAGACAGTGCACCAATTAGAAGACTTGAATGGCAGAAGCATATTACGGAAGGTTTGAAGGAATATTGTGCTCTTATCGATAGTTCAAGCAGTTTTCGAGCATACAGGCAAGCTTTAGCAGAAACTCAACCACCATGCATCCCATATAT TGGGCTTGTGTTACAAGACCTTACATTTGTGCATATTGGAAACAGTGATTTGTTACCGGACGGTACtatcaatttttctaaaagatggcaacaatttaatattgttgAAAATATGAAGAGATTCAAAAAAGG tACATACTCCTTCAAGAAACACGATCGTATTATTACGTTCTTCAACAACTTCAGTGATTTCCTCTGTGAGGAAGCAATGTGGCAAATTTCTGAAAGTATTAAGCCACGTGGTGGAAAGAAAGTTCAATTGCAAAACTAG
- the LOC124429713 gene encoding guanine nucleotide-releasing factor 2 isoform X4 — MPQYDESFLDSPIFRRRVRTYFVQKKSSTKSRSFKNTSVPLLLAVTDLNNDFSDSLSICSTQESNEERSNGKARGGKLARRARSFKEDFLEKLSHMRSPGSGGTGAGGAESVVGGAGRASSPSSPRAPRDKNGVVGIGLGTGGTSSSSSGKDSNNAAGLEKNPLRDLHVHVRQVQLALLHFRDVVSKKKLEMLPGNGTVVLDTVTTIHTVLKSYLLYENSSTLGSATNQVYQALAQLLKLCDDVLLHGDQSSALDTENVTHIIGLVEEAVKNLVSLAHEKISNRQKPVSITINNRASGYGLELAPQRNSLPDIPLTPREREILEQTAANNSLVRSSHSSESILRDSSPPPKPPLPDRTNVCFSEENSSSGTPPPLPPKRRTRTQQLLDESESFLASSLDRVSLRSRSPEDSSSILSASAGSLDSALNHSRDEDEIRAIMGPNDESLNDSMDLSLIATIKSIDGKIERFSTQTHESGFVSMHSQRSSSQSYTTASSTTSKRSSQQSSISYSSQTFSTQQQSLYQQKFTSDSNGSVFMQKTMSSSKSTTDNMNITGSGDAVMLEKLKNEMESITISDANGIPPALPEKRSKRRRERQPSQYDNVPENEHLSTCSLHTSNGDSSDTNKPPPLPLKKKHMFQSVAYSVMAYMEMFGNCSHSNNDFISGLGTRHSVAAYNSMQAEWQQHEMALTTTQSCSFMAHTVTNLHDTTSVSISMTPSITEITNNSSLPPALPPKRSRSIKSNATPSIVSPKPTISMQSIHTSDSILSSTPVKIDEPSSYNDAFLDKKDVVSSTPVKLNITGTALDIALPTSRPASNALSSVSISDNTLELRDIDQDDNILEELDISKYLVFKKSDEEGPDIRGGHPDALLIHATKANKHDEKESDFLYQEAFLTTYRTFMQPLELIQKLHKRHQRFSCSPDVTKQRAAREAFSLLVRVVSDLTMSDLDDTLLQTLMEFVQQLVCSGDLTMAKALRVKILEKHAAKQLQYAQPILSSLSVTTKQASLLDFKSEQIAEQMTLLDADLFMKIEIPEVLIWAQEQNEERSPNLTRFTEHFNKMSYWARSRILEHRLENEAKDREKYVVKFIKIMKHLRKINNFNSYLALLSALDSAPIRRLEWQKHITEGLKEYCALIDSSSSFRAYRQALAETQPPCIPYIGLVLQDLTFVHIGNSDLLPDGTINFSKRWQQFNIVENMKRFKKGTYSFKKHDRIITFFNNFSDFLCEEAMWQISESIKPRGGKKVQLQN; from the exons ATGCCACAATATGATGAATCTTTTCTTGATTCGCCAATCTTCAGACGACGTGTACGAACTTATTTCGTACAAAAGAAATCCTCGACGAAATCAAGATCGTTCAAGAATACGTCTGTACCTTTGTTGTTGGCCGTGACCGATCTCAATAACGATTTCTCTGATTCGCTTTCGATCTGCAGTACGCAAG aaAGCAACGAGGAACGTTCAAACGGAAAGGCGCGCGGCGGTAAGCTCGCGCGTCGAGCACGCTCCTTTAAGGAGGACTTTTTGGAGAAGCTTTCACACATGCGTTCTCCGGGTAGCGGTGGTACAGGGGCAGGCGGCGCAGAGAGCGTCGTAGGAGGAGCCGGCCGAGCAAGTTCACCTTCGTCGCCAAGAGCACCGCGTGATAAAAATGGAGTTGTTGGAATTGGACTTGGAACAGGTGGaacatcgtcgtcatcgtcaggaaaggatagtaataatgcaGCTGGTCTTGAAAAAAATCCTTTACGAGACTTGCATGTCCACGTGAGACAAGTACAGCTTGCTCTTCTGCATTTTCGAGATGTTgtctcgaaaaagaaattggaaatGTTGCCAGGTAATGGGACAGTGGTTCTCGACACTGTTACCACCATACACACGGTACTCAAGTCCTATCTTCTCTATGAAAatag TTCCACGCTAGGATCCGCAACCAATCAAGTTTATCAAGCACTCGCTCAGTTATTAAAGCTTTGCGACGATGTCTTGTTACACGGCGATCAATCTTCTGCTTTGGATACCGAAAATGTTACCCATATTATCGGTTTGGTCGAAGAAGCAGTTAAGAATTTGGTTTCCCTTGCTCATGAGAAGATTTCCAATCGACAGAAACCTGTTAGCATTACGATTAACAATCG TGCATCGGGTTATGGATTGGAACTTGCTCCTCAGAGGAACTCGCTGCCGGATATACCTTTAACACCTAGGGAAAGAGAGATCTTAGAACAGACCGCTGCCAACAATAGTCTTGTTCGAAGTTCTCATAGTTCTGAATCTATTTTAAGGGATTCGAGTCCACCACCAAAACCTCCTCTTCCTGATAG AACGAACGTATGCTTCTCCGAAGAAAATAGTTCGTCAGGTACACCACCACCTTTACCACCGAAAAGAAGAACCAGAACTCAACAATTGCTCGACGAGTCTGAGAGTTTCTTAGCATCTAGTCTCGATAGAGTTTCCTTGCGTAGTCGATCACCGGAAgactcttcttctattttaagTGCATCAGCTGGTAGTTTGGATTCTGCTTTAAATCATTCGCGTGACGAGGATGAAATTCGAGCGATCATGGGACCAAACGATGAGTCTCTCAATGATAGTATGGATCTCAGTCTTATAGCTACCATTAAAA GTATTgatggaaaaatagaaagattttCAACCCAAACACATGAATCCGGTTTTGTGTCGATGCATTCACAAAGAAGTTCTTCTCAAAGTTACACGACTGCTTCTAGTACAACTTCAAAAAGGTCATCGCAACAAAGCAGTATCAGTTATAGTTCCCAAACGTTTAGTACCCAACAACAATCTCTTTATCAACAAAAGTTTACATCTGATAGCAATGGTTCTGTTTTCATGCAAAAAACAATGAGCAGCTCTAAAAGTACCAcggataatatgaatataacgGGAAGTGGCGACGCCGTTAtgttagaaaaattgaaaaat GAAATGGAATCAATTACTATATCCGATGCTAATGGAATACCACCTGCATTACCAGAAAAACGATCTAAACGGAGAAGAGAACGTCAACCGTCGCAATACGACAATGTACCTGAAAATGAACATTTGTCTACTTGCAGTTTGCATACCAGTAACGGCGATAGTTCGGATACCAATAAACCACCACCTCTTCcgctgaaaaaaaaacata TGTTCCAATCAGTGGCATATTCTG TTATGGCATACATGGAGATGTTTGGAAATTGCTCTCACAGCAACAACGACTTCATTTCTGGCCTTGGAACTCGTCATTCTGTAGCAGCTTACAATTCCATGCAAGCAGAATGGCAGCAACATGAAATGGCACTCACTACGACTCAATCTTGTTCTTTTATGGCTCATACGGTAACTAACTTGCATGACACCACAAG cGTTTCTATATCTATGACTCCAAGCATTAcggaaataacaaataattctaGTCTTCCTCCGGCTTTACCACCAAAGAGATCACGATCTATCAAATCAAATGCTACACCTTCGATAGTTTCACCAAAGCCTACGATTAGTATGCAAAGCATACATACATCTGATTCAATTTTATCATCGACTCCTGTCAAAATTGATGAGCCGTCGTCATATAATGATGCTTttcttgataaaaaagatgttgTATCGTCAACTCCAGTAAAATTG aatatcaCCGGTACTGCATTAGACATAGCATTACCAACTTCCAGACCTGCAAGTAATGCTCTATCTTCTGTATCCATTAGCGATAACACTTTGGAATTAAGGGATATAGATCAGGATGATAATATATTGGAAGAATTAGATATCAGTAAATATTTAGTTTTTAAAAAGTCTGATGAAGAAGGACCCGATATACGTGGTGGACATCCTGATGCATTATTAATTCATGCTACCAAAGCAAATAAGCatg ACGAAAAGGAATCAG ACTTTTTATATCAGGAAGCTTTTCTGACAACATACAGAACATTTATGCAACCGCTTgaattaattcaaaaattaCATAAACGACATCAACGTTTTTCCTGTTCTCCAGATGTTACGAAGCAACGAGCAGCTCGAGAAGCTTTCTCCTTATTAGTTAGAGTAGTCAGTGATTTAAC TATGTCAGATCTTGACGATACCTTATTACAAACTTTAATGGAATTCGTACAGCAATTAGTATGCAGTGGTGATTTAACAATGGCTAAAGCTTTACGAgtgaaaatattagaaaagcaTGCCGCTAAACAATTACAATACGCACAAccaattttatcttctctcagTGTAACGACGAAACAAGCATCACTTTTAGATTTTAAAAGCGAACAAATCGCAGAACAAATGACTTTATTAGATGcagatttatttatgaaaattgaaattccTGAGGTATTAATTTGGGCTCAGGAacaaaatgaagagagaagtCCAAATCTTACAAGATTCACagaacattttaataaaatgtcatATTGGGCTAGATCCAGGATATTAGAGCATAGATTGGAGAACGAAGCtaaggatagagaaaaatatgttgtcaagttcattaaaataatgaaacatcttagaaaaataaataattttaatagttatcTTGCCTTGCTTTCTGCATTAGACAGTGCACCAATTAGAAGACTTGAATGGCAGAAGCATATTACGGAAGGTTTGAAGGAATATTGTGCTCTTATCGATAGTTCAAGCAGTTTTCGAGCATACAGGCAAGCTTTAGCAGAAACTCAACCACCATGCATCCCATATAT TGGGCTTGTGTTACAAGACCTTACATTTGTGCATATTGGAAACAGTGATTTGTTACCGGACGGTACtatcaatttttctaaaagatggcaacaatttaatattgttgAAAATATGAAGAGATTCAAAAAAGG tACATACTCCTTCAAGAAACACGATCGTATTATTACGTTCTTCAACAACTTCAGTGATTTCCTCTGTGAGGAAGCAATGTGGCAAATTTCTGAAAGTATTAAGCCACGTGGTGGAAAGAAAGTTCAATTGCAAAACTAG
- the LOC124429713 gene encoding guanine nucleotide-releasing factor 2 isoform X6 produces MRSPGSGGTGAGGAESVVGGAGRASSPSSPRAPRDKNGVVGIGLGTGGTSSSSSGKDSNNAAGLEKNPLRDLHVHVRQVQLALLHFRDVVSKKKLEMLPGNGTVVLDTVTTIHTVLKSYLLYENSSTLGSATNQVYQALAQLLKLCDDVLLHGDQSSALDTENVTHIIGLVEEAVKNLVSLAHEKISNRQKPVSITINNRASGYGLELAPQRNSLPDIPLTPREREILEQTAANNSLVRSSHSSESILRDSSPPPKPPLPDRTNVCFSEENSSSGTPPPLPPKRRTRTQQLLDESESFLASSLDRVSLRSRSPEDSSSILSASAGSLDSALNHSRDEDEIRAIMGPNDESLNDSMDLSLIATIKSMQVNGTSNCACWDSSESSIPSTMLLGQQTPQEILNPFTGIDGKIERFSTQTHESGFVSMHSQRSSSQSYTTASSTTSKRSSQQSSISYSSQTFSTQQQSLYQQKFTSDSNGSVFMQKTMSSSKSTTDNMNITGSGDAVMLEKLKNEMESITISDANGIPPALPEKRSKRRRERQPSQYDNVPENEHLSTCSLHTSNGDSSDTNKPPPLPLKKKHMFQSVAYSVMAYMEMFGNCSHSNNDFISGLGTRHSVAAYNSMQAEWQQHEMALTTTQSCSFMAHTVTNLHDTTSVSISMTPSITEITNNSSLPPALPPKRSRSIKSNATPSIVSPKPTISMQSIHTSDSILSSTPVKIDEPSSYNDAFLDKKDVVSSTPVKLNITGTALDIALPTSRPASNALSSVSISDNTLELRDIDQDDNILEELDISKYLVFKKSDEEGPDIRGGHPDALLIHATKANKHDEKESDFLYQEAFLTTYRTFMQPLELIQKLHKRHQRFSCSPDVTKQRAAREAFSLLVRVVSDLTMSDLDDTLLQTLMEFVQQLVCSGDLTMAKALRVKILEKHAAKQLQYAQPILSSLSVTTKQASLLDFKSEQIAEQMTLLDADLFMKIEIPEVLIWAQEQNEERSPNLTRFTEHFNKMSYWARSRILEHRLENEAKDREKYVVKFIKIMKHLRKINNFNSYLALLSALDSAPIRRLEWQKHITEGLKEYCALIDSSSSFRAYRQALAETQPPCIPYIGLVLQDLTFVHIGNSDLLPDGTINFSKRWQQFNIVENMKRFKKGTYSFKKHDRIITFFNNFSDFLCEEAMWQISESIKPRGGKKVQLQN; encoded by the exons ATGCGTTCTCCGGGTAGCGGTGGTACAGGGGCAGGCGGCGCAGAGAGCGTCGTAGGAGGAGCCGGCCGAGCAAGTTCACCTTCGTCGCCAAGAGCACCGCGTGATAAAAATGGAGTTGTTGGAATTGGACTTGGAACAGGTGGaacatcgtcgtcatcgtcaggaaaggatagtaataatgcaGCTGGTCTTGAAAAAAATCCTTTACGAGACTTGCATGTCCACGTGAGACAAGTACAGCTTGCTCTTCTGCATTTTCGAGATGTTgtctcgaaaaagaaattggaaatGTTGCCAGGTAATGGGACAGTGGTTCTCGACACTGTTACCACCATACACACGGTACTCAAGTCCTATCTTCTCTATGAAAatag TTCCACGCTAGGATCCGCAACCAATCAAGTTTATCAAGCACTCGCTCAGTTATTAAAGCTTTGCGACGATGTCTTGTTACACGGCGATCAATCTTCTGCTTTGGATACCGAAAATGTTACCCATATTATCGGTTTGGTCGAAGAAGCAGTTAAGAATTTGGTTTCCCTTGCTCATGAGAAGATTTCCAATCGACAGAAACCTGTTAGCATTACGATTAACAATCG TGCATCGGGTTATGGATTGGAACTTGCTCCTCAGAGGAACTCGCTGCCGGATATACCTTTAACACCTAGGGAAAGAGAGATCTTAGAACAGACCGCTGCCAACAATAGTCTTGTTCGAAGTTCTCATAGTTCTGAATCTATTTTAAGGGATTCGAGTCCACCACCAAAACCTCCTCTTCCTGATAG AACGAACGTATGCTTCTCCGAAGAAAATAGTTCGTCAGGTACACCACCACCTTTACCACCGAAAAGAAGAACCAGAACTCAACAATTGCTCGACGAGTCTGAGAGTTTCTTAGCATCTAGTCTCGATAGAGTTTCCTTGCGTAGTCGATCACCGGAAgactcttcttctattttaagTGCATCAGCTGGTAGTTTGGATTCTGCTTTAAATCATTCGCGTGACGAGGATGAAATTCGAGCGATCATGGGACCAAACGATGAGTCTCTCAATGATAGTATGGATCTCAGTCTTATAGCTACCATTAAAA GTATGCAAGTTAATGGGACCTCTAATTGTGCTTGTTGGGATAGTTCTGAAAGCAGTATACCAAGTACTATGTTACTAGGACAACAAACACCGCAAGAAATTCTTAATCCGTTCACCG GTATTgatggaaaaatagaaagattttCAACCCAAACACATGAATCCGGTTTTGTGTCGATGCATTCACAAAGAAGTTCTTCTCAAAGTTACACGACTGCTTCTAGTACAACTTCAAAAAGGTCATCGCAACAAAGCAGTATCAGTTATAGTTCCCAAACGTTTAGTACCCAACAACAATCTCTTTATCAACAAAAGTTTACATCTGATAGCAATGGTTCTGTTTTCATGCAAAAAACAATGAGCAGCTCTAAAAGTACCAcggataatatgaatataacgGGAAGTGGCGACGCCGTTAtgttagaaaaattgaaaaat GAAATGGAATCAATTACTATATCCGATGCTAATGGAATACCACCTGCATTACCAGAAAAACGATCTAAACGGAGAAGAGAACGTCAACCGTCGCAATACGACAATGTACCTGAAAATGAACATTTGTCTACTTGCAGTTTGCATACCAGTAACGGCGATAGTTCGGATACCAATAAACCACCACCTCTTCcgctgaaaaaaaaacata TGTTCCAATCAGTGGCATATTCTG TTATGGCATACATGGAGATGTTTGGAAATTGCTCTCACAGCAACAACGACTTCATTTCTGGCCTTGGAACTCGTCATTCTGTAGCAGCTTACAATTCCATGCAAGCAGAATGGCAGCAACATGAAATGGCACTCACTACGACTCAATCTTGTTCTTTTATGGCTCATACGGTAACTAACTTGCATGACACCACAAG cGTTTCTATATCTATGACTCCAAGCATTAcggaaataacaaataattctaGTCTTCCTCCGGCTTTACCACCAAAGAGATCACGATCTATCAAATCAAATGCTACACCTTCGATAGTTTCACCAAAGCCTACGATTAGTATGCAAAGCATACATACATCTGATTCAATTTTATCATCGACTCCTGTCAAAATTGATGAGCCGTCGTCATATAATGATGCTTttcttgataaaaaagatgttgTATCGTCAACTCCAGTAAAATTG aatatcaCCGGTACTGCATTAGACATAGCATTACCAACTTCCAGACCTGCAAGTAATGCTCTATCTTCTGTATCCATTAGCGATAACACTTTGGAATTAAGGGATATAGATCAGGATGATAATATATTGGAAGAATTAGATATCAGTAAATATTTAGTTTTTAAAAAGTCTGATGAAGAAGGACCCGATATACGTGGTGGACATCCTGATGCATTATTAATTCATGCTACCAAAGCAAATAAGCatg ACGAAAAGGAATCAG ACTTTTTATATCAGGAAGCTTTTCTGACAACATACAGAACATTTATGCAACCGCTTgaattaattcaaaaattaCATAAACGACATCAACGTTTTTCCTGTTCTCCAGATGTTACGAAGCAACGAGCAGCTCGAGAAGCTTTCTCCTTATTAGTTAGAGTAGTCAGTGATTTAAC TATGTCAGATCTTGACGATACCTTATTACAAACTTTAATGGAATTCGTACAGCAATTAGTATGCAGTGGTGATTTAACAATGGCTAAAGCTTTACGAgtgaaaatattagaaaagcaTGCCGCTAAACAATTACAATACGCACAAccaattttatcttctctcagTGTAACGACGAAACAAGCATCACTTTTAGATTTTAAAAGCGAACAAATCGCAGAACAAATGACTTTATTAGATGcagatttatttatgaaaattgaaattccTGAGGTATTAATTTGGGCTCAGGAacaaaatgaagagagaagtCCAAATCTTACAAGATTCACagaacattttaataaaatgtcatATTGGGCTAGATCCAGGATATTAGAGCATAGATTGGAGAACGAAGCtaaggatagagaaaaatatgttgtcaagttcattaaaataatgaaacatcttagaaaaataaataattttaatagttatcTTGCCTTGCTTTCTGCATTAGACAGTGCACCAATTAGAAGACTTGAATGGCAGAAGCATATTACGGAAGGTTTGAAGGAATATTGTGCTCTTATCGATAGTTCAAGCAGTTTTCGAGCATACAGGCAAGCTTTAGCAGAAACTCAACCACCATGCATCCCATATAT TGGGCTTGTGTTACAAGACCTTACATTTGTGCATATTGGAAACAGTGATTTGTTACCGGACGGTACtatcaatttttctaaaagatggcaacaatttaatattgttgAAAATATGAAGAGATTCAAAAAAGG tACATACTCCTTCAAGAAACACGATCGTATTATTACGTTCTTCAACAACTTCAGTGATTTCCTCTGTGAGGAAGCAATGTGGCAAATTTCTGAAAGTATTAAGCCACGTGGTGGAAAGAAAGTTCAATTGCAAAACTAG